Part of the Actinomycetota bacterium genome is shown below.
CGAGATCGTCCCTGCCGCGGCAGCGGACTGGACGGTCAACCGCGAGGGCACGCTCTACCGGTTCGTGATCCGTCGCAACGAACGTTTCCACGACGGTTCCCCGGTCGTCGCCGATGACTTCGTCCGGGCGTGGAACCGGATCGTGAACGGCACACCGGGGGAGCTCTCGCCCAACGCTCACCTCCTGCGCGAGGTTTTCGGCTACGAGGACTCGCGGTCGACCTCAACGCCCCTGACCGGGGTGCGTGCGGTCGATCGCCGGACGCTGGAGGTCGAGCTGAGCGCACCCAACTTCTCGCTCCCGGAGGTGCTGACCCACCCGAGCCTCGCGCCGGTCCCGGCCGACGTCGAGGACGGGCGGTTCCGAGCATCGCCGATCGGGAACGGTCCGTTCAAGATGGCGCAGCCGTGGGAGCACGGCCGGTTCATCCGCGTCGTGCGTAACGACGACTACGCCGGCTCGCGCCCGTGGCTCGACGAGGTCGTGTTCCAGATCTACGGCGACGAAGCCGACTCGGATGCCTACCGCGACTTCGAGGAGGGCCAGCTCCACTACGCGGTCGTCCCCCCGGACGAGCTCGAGCAAGCACGAGCCCTGCACGGCCGCTCACCGGACGGCTACAGCGGGCCGGGAGTCATCGACGGCGAGAACCTGATCCTGTACTACCTGGGGTTCAACGTCCAAGCGCCACCGTTCGACGACCCGGACGTGCGGCGTGCCCTGTCGATGGCGATCGACCGCACCACCATCGCGGAGGAGCTGCTCGACGGGACCCGCGTGCCCGCCGACCGTCTGGTGCCATCCGGCATCCCGGGCAGCACCCCGGACACGTGTCCGTACTGCGTGCACGATCCCGAGGCCGCGCGTGCGCTGCTCGAGGGACGCGAGCTCGAGCCCATCGCGCTCGCGTTCAACGCGCACCCCGCACAGGAGGCGATCGCGCGGGCCGTCCGTCAGGACATCGAGGAGAGCCTCGGGATCAAGGTGAACCTGTCACCGCGCGAGTTCGACGAGTACCTGCCGCAGCTTCGC
Proteins encoded:
- a CDS encoding peptide ABC transporter substrate-binding protein yields the protein MFRANDELEIVPAAAADWTVNREGTLYRFVIRRNERFHDGSPVVADDFVRAWNRIVNGTPGELSPNAHLLREVFGYEDSRSTSTPLTGVRAVDRRTLEVELSAPNFSLPEVLTHPSLAPVPADVEDGRFRASPIGNGPFKMAQPWEHGRFIRVVRNDDYAGSRPWLDEVVFQIYGDEADSDAYRDFEEGQLHYAVVPPDELEQARALHGRSPDGYSGPGVIDGENLILYYLGFNVQAPPFDDPDVRRALSMAIDRTTIAEELLDGTRVPADRLVPSGIPGSTPDTCPYCVHDPEAARALLEGRELEPIALAFNAHPAQEAIARAVRQDIEESLGIKVNLSPREFDEYLPQLRAGEVAFFRLGWEAEYPSADNYLEPLFGSANVGDTNVVRLADPDIDQLIAQARGTADEQRRRELYLETERRVLGLAPLAPVMFYRHNRIVDDVVRDLRVRADGSVDLTRVWLADGA